A region of the Ferviditalea candida genome:
TAAGAACCAAAGGAAGGATGATTCAGTTCCAGGATAAACATGGTTGGAACGCCCGGATGATAGGTCACTTTTTCGCTTTCTATCAACGACAGCGCAATTTCCGGTTTGTATTTGTCCATTAATACCATTCTCGCGCCGATCGCAACCGTTCTGAATGAGAGTGTAAGGCCCATGACATGAAAAAGCGGAGTCGGCATTAAAAATACTTCTTCCGGCGTGCACAGCATTCTCTCCACACCCATAATCGCTTGGTAGACTTGATTCTTATGGGTGAGCATGACTCCCTTCGGTCTTCCGGTAGTGCCCGAAGTATAAAGAATCGCAAACAAATCTTCCTTGGGATCGATATCAACGGCGGGAGGAGGAGCCGTCTTTCCTTTTTTCAATAAATCTTCATAGCTTTCCATGCCGTCAAGCTGAAAGCGAACCGTGATTAAATGCTGAAGCGTATCCAATCTGCGGCTGATTTGAATGAATTTATCCGCATGATTCAGATTGTCGGCGTCCTGCGGGAAAAAGACGATTTTTGCGCCGGAATTGCTCAGAATATACTCAACCTCGTCTTCCCGATATCGGGTGTTGAAAGGGACAAGTATTGCGCCAAGCTTGGAAATGGCAAAATAAAGAACAATAAATTCATGCCAATTCGGCAGGCTTACGCCGATCCGGTCGCCCTTCCCAATCCCCAGCCGGCTCATTGCGGAAGCGATCCAATCCGACTCCTCGTGAAGCTCCCGGTAATTTATTCTACGCGTTCCGTCATAGATGACCTCTTTCTCGGGATCCAAAGCGAGCGCTTGATTCAGCAGGCTTGTGATCGATCTCTCAAAACGAGTTTCATCCACCTTCATAACCTCCCTTTGATATGACTGCCACCCAAAAGGAATTTTACAGGGGGCGACACGATGCCCCCTGCAAAATTCGTTTTAATCCGTTCATTCTATTCATGTTTCCTTTGTTTCAAAGCTGATTATTTGGCAGGCGCTTGGACCGGCATCTGTACTTTCTCATAGGTTTTCAAAACATCCAGCATCATTTTATTATCTTTCTTGACGGCTTTGGTAATATAGAAGTTTTCAATCACATTATGCGTTTCCGGATCAATGGTGATCGGTCCGCGCGGACTCTCAATGGATATCCCCTTCAGAACCTTGATCAATTCGTCCGAATTCAGGCTTCCCGCTTTTTGTACTGCGGTCTCAATGACATGAGCGATATCGTAACCGGACACACTTTGATTGGTGGGGAGCACATTATACGCCTT
Encoded here:
- a CDS encoding class I adenylate-forming enzyme family protein, whose protein sequence is MDETRFERSITSLLNQALALDPEKEVIYDGTRRINYRELHEESDWIASAMSRLGIGKGDRIGVSLPNWHEFIVLYFAISKLGAILVPFNTRYREDEVEYILSNSGAKIVFFPQDADNLNHADKFIQISRRLDTLQHLITVRFQLDGMESYEDLLKKGKTAPPPAVDIDPKEDLFAILYTSGTTGRPKGVMLTHKNQVYQAIMGVERMLCTPEEVFLMPTPLFHVMGLTLSFRTVAIGARMVLMDKYKPEIALSLIESEKVTYHPGVPTMFILELNHPSFGSYDLSSLRTGEMAAAPCPEEIVRRIRSDMGCNVMVGYGLTETSPTLTQTNFADDDAMRAETVGKAWPGVEIKIADEQRREVATGEVGELACRSIGLMKGYYQMPDKTAEAVDDEGWFYTGDLATKDEKGYIRIVGRKKEMVIRGGYNIYPREVEEIFYTHPKVLEIAVVGLPDTVLGQISCAVIRLKPGETATTEEMRAFIKERIADYKVPDKFVFREQFPVTPSGKIKKVELQHELENELVNELR